From a single Epinephelus fuscoguttatus linkage group LG18, E.fuscoguttatus.final_Chr_v1 genomic region:
- the LOC125905863 gene encoding uncharacterized protein LOC125905863, with the protein MELRRIQKGVAKVVPLHHCEVKARKEESLVSKQSLRLCQERASKAIPEILEEIEKSPHPVKTRDPQWAAIHRLYGYLEAYITSIYGKRTGVFANMRVKEVRNAIGDDQMGYLINVAENKTMASHGYAQIYLLKEEMGWFQKWLALRSRSVPKSTYFFVTAWAGPPKNLVTYLRNAWREMGLPKSRSFYDIRTAVCTYNYRDTDPSLREDAANFMNHGIESHKRLPCIKTLAEHSE; encoded by the exons ATGGAGCTGAGGCGAATACAGAAAGGCGTGGCCAAGGTGGTGCCTCTGCACCACTGTGAGGTGAAGGCCAGGAAGGAGGAGAGCCTGGTCTCCAAACAATCACTGAGACTGTGCCAGGAGAGGGCCAGTAAAGCAATTCCAGAGATACTGG AGGAGATTGAAAAATCTCCACACCCCGTCAAGACCAGAGACCCACAGTGGGCTGCAATCCATCGGCTTTATGGCTACCTGGAAGCATATATCACATCGATCTATGGCAAGCGGACCGGTGTATTCGCCAACATGAGGGTCAAAGAGGTCCGCAATGCCATAGGGGATGACCAAATGGGTTACCTCATCAAT GTCGCCGAAAACAAGACCATGGCATCCCATGGATATGCCCAAATATACTTGTTAAAGGAGGAGATGGGTTGGTTCCAGAAGTGGCTGGCCCTTCGGAGCCGGTCGGTTCCGAAGTCGACCTATTTTTTTGTGACGGCGTGGGCGGGGCCCCCAAAAAACCTTGTCACTTATCTGAGGAATGCCTGGAGGGAGATGGGGCTCCCAAAATCTCGAAGTTTCTATGACATCCGCACAGCAGTGTGCACTTAT AACTACAGAGACACGGATCCCTCCCTCAGAGAGGACGCTGCCAATTTTATGAATCATGGCATAGAATCACACAAGCGATTGCCATGTATAAAAACCTTGGCAGAGCACAGCGAATGA